The DNA window AGAGAAATAATAAAGACTCTCTTGGTAAGAGCAGAGCAGAGGAAATTTGAAAGGgatgtgttttgttgttattgctTTCCGAAGCAATAAAACGCTTGTATATTGCTTCTCTGTCAGCATCGCCTGCATATAGCGAAGATTTTGAGGAAGAGGCCAGTGAGAAAAGTGATGAGGGGCCTCAGGAGAAggtgaatatacatttttaatgcactttaagaCTATAAAATGAGCTCTGCCTTAAAAACTGATGAATTCAGTAGTGAGTTATCTAGAAATTCAACTGTTAAtagtaaacaatattttacaaaaatgctggaaaaaTATGCAGAATCAAAAGATTTGGCAAATATTAGTagtgtttttttgggtttttttgtaatatacatttttttaattaatgtttttattttttttcatttgttcttgCAAATAAACACCAAAAGTAATCCATCttaattaatattgcattaatacACTAAATGACTAAACTAACTAAtactaaattaacattaaatttaacaaattcttaaaatgacaaaagtaaaTTACTGTAGTCATAGTTTTGTCATACAAAAGGCTGTTTTATTCTACATTATGTCAGTCAACTTCTCATGGTAGATGCTGGAGGCTTTTATAGAATTAAGGatgacatttatgtatttatatgtacgaTATTAGGGACAGACAGATAGTCTCAAAAAAGATTATAGTACatgctaattgcatttaatgtcCATAGGTCTGTCGTCAAAATGgcaaatgcaattttttgggggggttttttcaCACCTTGTGCTACATTTTCAATATATGACGGTGcatatataacattaaacaCAATCCGATTTCATACACACTAATTGTAACCATTTCCTGCTCAGAAACCTGAAAGACAAGGAATGCTGGCCAAAGGTAAACGGCAATTTACAATTTCCGTGTGTAAATTTGTGAATGGTCATCATATCAGGAGGTGAATTATGTCCTTATGTCCTAGTGTCACTGCATGACTCTCTCAATTCCACGGATGGAGCGTTACCTCCTTCAGTTCCCAGTTTGCCACCCAGGAAAGAAAAATGGCCAGACGtcaaacaaacagagacacCAGCATTGGAACCTGCAGGTTTGAGAACCTGTTTCTTTGCTTCAAGCTTGAATTGTTGAAACTTGCAACAAGTGATTTAACACATTCTCTCCTCCATATCTAAGTTCAGTCGTATGGTCAGAGTGGAGGGAGTGAGATGGAGGCACTGCAGGAGGCATACAGGCAGATCAGCAGCTCAGCAGGGGAGTGTGAGGACAAACCAGCCGAGGGCAGCAGgactcccctctctctctctacacttCAGCCTGCCTCCACCGTGGAGTCAGGTCAGACTCAGCACCTAGCTAATTGTTGCCAGTCACCGTGGGCATGTCTGTGCTTTAAACCTTTTGATTTGCAGCTTTTCCACTGCAAATGCTTCCAGTTATGCTTGAAACCTAAGTACGTGAGGTTTTTAACGTTGGCTTTGTTTGCAGCATGAATCCCGCTAGCTGACTCTAAACAACTCCATTTTGTTGAGGATGTCACAATGACTATTTTTCTTGGAATCTTAAAGTCTTCTGTTGGAGGTCTGTCACCCTGATCGAATATAAATAGAGGGGGAGGCGGACTAAACTACTGCCTCTGGCATTTCTTGCAAAATTTTTCTCACATGTTtttcagtgcctttgttttggcAGCAAATCCATGTAAGGCTTGCCAAAGCAAGAACAgaagttttgttcttttttaaaatgaaagaacaataaattattgtattattaagaTCAGCCCATTTACAAGCGCTGTTTCttgaacaaaatgtaaaaattcaagagctattatacttttatttagaaaggatgcatttaaagctgcttttttttctgtgttcaaaatttatattataagtgAGTGCGTGCACCATGAATTCATTTTTCAAACCGTGTTTTTGAATTGTCCTGATTCCTGAATCACAACACAATTTTTATATTCTgatataaaagaatataaagtTTAGACTAGTCTAGGTAGGTACCACTGCGGGGTAGCACAATACCTGCGTGATTTGCcatagacataaacagagagaaacagatccAGCTGCAATGTTCTTCCATGAGGCACATGCAGTTCTGTTCATTAATTGCCAGAGCACCAAACGTTATGGACTGCAGCTTAAATtgatacaaacatttacaaaatgataAACCATATCAAATAcacgctgttcttttgaactttgaattcattaaataatcctaaaataaaTGGCATGGTTTTCACAAATTTGTCACATTTATGTACCACAGATTTACCCACTGCTGAGGAATTGATGCGTCCGATTGGACCAGACACTGGATTCACCCGTGGCTTCTCTCTGCAGCCCATAATGTGAGTTCAGTAGTTACCTTAACTCACTATTAGTCATGTGTTCTCATTTCAGCAGCTTTAGAAGTTTTTGTCTTGCAGTGAGGCTGTGCCTCGAGGCAGCGAGAATCATAGTCCTTTAAAGATGTCTTCAGACGGAAGCCCTTTCAGTTCAGCTAATGAAGGATGTGGAGGGGGTAATGCAGCTTTGGAGGGGCATCCAGGCTCCCTTCAATACACTCAGAAGAGCATCGCTGACGAGATCAAACGGCTGATGCAGGAACAGGACAGCTCCTCCATAGAACCTCCTCCTGTCAAACCCAAGAAGCGCCAGGTAAGAGACTCCTATTATGAGTCTTTTGCTTGATGAATTTCCATTGTAAATTAGATCATGTAATTTCTGTGGATTTTGGTAAATGAAAATAGAACGATAGAAGCACGGACTCGTCAAAGTAAATTTGATATAATTTTAGTGGGTAACTACTTGGCTTCTTTAATCGCATTGTATGAGATAATCACATTTATGAAGATTATGCTGGATTTATTAACTTCTCTCTCAGGTTCCTGCCAGAAACAATGTGTTTACATCAGCCTTCTCTAGAAAAACTCCTGTTCCATCGGCGAGAGCCAAAAAACCCGATAGCAGGCCATTACCCAGAGCACCTGCTCCCAGCAGAACCAGCCAAGCTGCTAAACCTCCATCTCCTCTAACACAGAGGAAAACTCTGAACCAGCCCCCTAAAAAGACTCAAAACCTCAGCCAAACACAAACAGTCAAAGGTACATAGCTTAAAACTGtcataatcaaataaaaagattcaaaatactgaataaatgataaaaaaataaaaaaattctaaaagaacattttttattatcttttattttatacatgttCATTACTTTCATCAAATTATACCTTTTCATGACATttgctgacatttaaaaaataaataaatacacttgtaaaaatgtaatgcaaacatttatatatatagtatttactAAAGCTGTTAGCAGCTTTTAATTACATTCAATTTAGATGCATCAGTTCAGTTACAGTTAATCACAAATATTGatgtttactaaaaaaaagaaaataagaaatcattttatcaCTTTGTTATATGTTGCAGTAATAAGAATTTAGGAGAAAATTATCTAAATTCAAATAGTCATCTTGACTTTTTTGAATCTCTTACAGGTTTAGACACAAGTTTAAGACTAAGCAGTGAACTGGTTGCATCCGTGCAGTCCTTTGCTACATTCCTACAGCATCAGGTTGAAGCCAGCAGTCTAGAGGATAACATCCCTCCTCGAGCAGACGGGATCACACCCGAAGCAGTGACAGGCGTGAGTTAACTCGGACTGAATCTGATCATTGGATCAAATCCCCCAAGTTCCATTAACTTCCTGTCCtgttctgtttgtctgtcagCATCAGGTAATACAAGAGAAGATGGATGGTGGTTCAACCTTTCAGCAGGAGCGCTCATCACTAGAGCGCTTGCGTCTCCAGCTcgcaaaaagagagagagagctccaTCTGAGGGAAGAACAGTTACAGGTGCAGCACAAGCAAGAGCTTGCATCCCTCAGACAGGAGACCTATGTGTTACAGAGCAAGGTAAGCCCCCGTATAGCAGTAAAACTTCCAtaatatattcagaaaatattcaaacaaagaAGCTTTTGTTCTTTTGGGGGGATTATTGTGCCATGGCCATGTGCCATCAACGGTgagttttgtgttttcaggCTTTGTACAAACCTCAGGGATCTATCTGGTTTACCACTTTATAATTGGTGCTGTCAGAGGACTTAAAAACCACTCAAGTACATATATTTTCATGGCCTAGCCAATTTATCCAGCCTTAAAGCACATATGAGCGTGTATCTTTGTATCTAGAAAATCAATCGAAAACCTTCAGCTGTCTTCTTTAATGTGAATGTGGGGGAAATTGTATGTTTCACACAATAAGTGCACGCGAATGCTTTGGTAAAGCAATCATAACGTCTATAGCAGACATATTTCTGTAGCTGCTCAGCCCATGGAGATTTTTACTTGTATGTGCTGTAAGAAACTGTTCAGTACTCTTACCGGTGATGAGTTGTGCTTTTAGTCCAGATGCATTAGGTAAGGTTTATTCTAGGCATTTGTTTGAATAACCTCAAAGGACtatcaaacagaaaaaaaacattgttaaataaaagccaCGCTGTGCTCAGTATTTGGTAGTGCTTTTTGTTCCGCTAGAAAATAATGACCCTTAACAAAAATCAACATTGtattccaaataaaatgaaccaaaaacGAGGCATGGAGGCATGCCTTTTGGTGAAGTATAACATGTATACAAAATCAACAACATGtataagaaaaaattatttattcatggcATAAAATCTTATTGCTTTATGGTTTAAGCTACAGAAGTGACCTTTCTGATGCACTAGTGTATTATGTGAATGCTTCATACTTCACAAATTGGCTGTCTTGGAAGATTTTCTGTATATAATCCAAGAGCCCAATATGCTCTGTTCACTTTTGCGTTGACATAGTTCTAAATGTTCTTTTGCCAGGTTACCAAAGGAGGTGATGATATTGTTTCTCCAGATTTCTTcctttgttttaaattgaaatccTTACCTTTTTactgacataaaaaaatctaattcaatcatttaatatcaattatttttttggcGGTTACCtaaaatggtaatattgtgattcaaactgatttttagcacaaaatatataatgattcaaattctttgttgttgttttttttgtaaccagTTCATTTACATGGTGAAGCACCTTAATCAATTGGACTTACTAAAGCTATTTAAGGTTGATTGAGAGGAAGAGCGCACATCTCTGCCCACTCTGTTGAAAGGCTCACTCAAAATTAACAGCAATGTAGGAAGTGAAAGTTAATTCACCTAAAACTGTCCCTAAAATCTGAGCAAACAATCGTCTTTCATTTCCCTGTTAAATGCTAACTCCATAGTTACACCGTGCAGAGGAGTCCAGTAACAAACGAAAGTGGAGTTTTGGTGAAGCTTCAGACCCTGTGACTGAAGAGAAACTCAAGCTGATAGAGAAAGAGATGAAGGAGCAGGAGACTCTGATTCAGGGTTACCATCAAGTAAGacactctctgtctgtctcttctaaTTTTCAGacatatattagaatatatatatatatatatatatttcctatCCCTAAATATTTTCTTACCAATAGGTCTTATGAATGTCAATGAATGATACAAcacaaaactaattttttagatcattttcCAGCATAATGAGGCATGTAattaaacagttcttttaaaatgacactaTTACCACTATTACTAGAATAACgattataattatttctcaCATTTTCTGCAATTACAGAAGAACTCATGGCCTTTCCACAAACCAAATCCAATAAATTTTCTATCTGGAACTATATTCAGTGTAATACATGTACTGAATATATTAGAATTTTGGACATTAGTATTCATATACTACAAATAGGTTAAGCAAAACATGTCTAAAAAAATTTCTTATGATTTTAACTATAAAGGAGAATGAGAAGCTTTATCTCCAAATGAAAGCGCTCCAAgctcaaagcaaacaaaacgaGGAGGCTTTGTTCATGGAGAACCAGAGACTTCTCACTGAGCTTGCCCTCACCAGGTCAGTGCTCTAAAAGTGTCTCGGTAGAGTGATCTAAAACACATCACGGCAGGTTATTACTATTCATGCTGTTCTTTGCAGCAGCTCATATAAAAGCAATACATATTTGTTCCCCAGGGACAGATTGAACATGAACAGCATTCAAAGAACCGTTGGAGTGAGAAGCATTTCTGACCAAAGCTTCAACGTTGCAGAGTTGACAAGTCAGGTGCAAGCCGCACAGGTAGTATCAACAACTTTTCCAAAGCCTAATAAGTTGCCTAGATGGCACTTCAAGTGCATTCCTAATACAAAAGCCTTTGCGTGTAGAAGAAGGAGGAGCGACTGCAAAATGAGATCCACAGGCTAAAACAGGAGAAGCAAGCCCTGCATGTAGACCTGGAGATGATGAGGAAAGAGCGGGACCTTGCCAGGCTTCAGGCTGACTGTACTTCAGGTAAGAGCGTTACAGTGGCAGTCTATTTTCAGCAATGTATTTGTCATCTCGATGTAAACAAGCATCTGGATGTGTCTCGCAGGTGATAAAGGTTTCGAGCTTAAGATGCTCCAGGAAAAACATAGAGAGGAAGTCACAGAGCTGAAGAAGAGACTGCAGTGGTATGCCGAGAACCAGGAACTACTAGACAAAGATGCGGCCAGACTCAGAGCTGCCACCGCTGAGACACAAATGCTCACTGAGCAGGTGGAAAAGCTAAAAATGGAGGTCAGCAAGAGGGCCAATGAGCAACAACGAAAGGCAAAAGAGAGAGCGTGTGAAGCTAAAAGAATCCAGGACCTTGAACGACAGGTCAGACACAGGCTGTCCACATACTTTTGTTGTCTTATTCTGCAGGTACAGCTCATTCAGGGCACGTTCTTCTTTGTGCTCTGTTTGCTGAGAGGTGGAATTATCCAACCGTGTCTGTGAGTAACAGACCATCTGCCTCGATGGTCAGGTTTCCAAGCACTGCTCACCACCTCCTCTTCATGttaaacctcttttttttttttttttttttttttttttttgactgatgtGCACCTGGATGATTGATTgaataacttttacatttaattggTTCAATGGTTATTGTATGCGTTCTCTCTATTCTCTTTAAGTTGTGTTGCTCATGTAGATTTCCCAAACGGTTAACATTTTCCTGTCACTGTCTGCTGTATCTGTCcaattattaaatgctaaaaatagtCATGAATGGATTTCTATTCCTTTTCCTGAGtgtatttgttaacattagctgCATCAATAGAAGTTCTTGCATTCTTTTCCGTTTATCGCTCATGTTTCCATTTCTTGTCTTAGCTCAAACAGATGGAAGAGCTCTTGAAACGCAGGCATCCAAACTCCCTGCCAGCCCTAATTTTGGCCGCTGCGTCTACCGGCACAGAAGATAATGGATTAGATGTTCGTCCCCCAGCTGCCCCTCATTCCTCTCAGACTGCAGCTCTGTTGGAGAGACGTGTCCATCGACTGGAGGCGGAGCTAGAGGGCCGTGATGAAGCAGCCAAGCGCAGTCTCAGAACAATGGAGCAACAGTATCACAGAATCAAAGTATTCATTTCAGATTTAGTTCAACAGGAGTATAGTTTAAAAGCACTGAGCAATCAATCCGTATAATCTATAAAATCAAAAGAACTTTGAACTATTAGAACTTGGTGACTCTGAGCTCACGGACAGCATTTTTGTTCTTAATTAGTAATGGGGAAAGCAACTCAAACTATTTGTCGTTTTTTTCCAAGCAGAGCTCACAGCTGGATCAATctgtttccagaaaaaaaaacgtttgccAAGGAAATTGGGTTTCTATTTAAAGTCCTTTTCGCAGGGCTTTGAGTACGCTGTCAGAATGGCATCATTTCTCTCATGTGTGCTTGCTTGACTAAAATATAGAAGAAATAACTGCCATTTACGGCTTGttgataaatttaataattaatatatatttagtgatTTACACAATACTATTCAAAGGTTCAGGGGCAttaagattttatgtttttgagtCTTATttttaccaaggctgcattaatcaaaatacaagtgatattgtaaaatattataagtttaaaagactattttctatttcaagattattattttttttatttatttcttcaagGTAATACATTTCACTTGtggcaaagatgaattttcagcagctattgctccagttttcagtgttacGTGACCcttcaaaatgcaaatatttgtagaaactgatccttttttttttttttttttttttttttttttttttaaaggatttttttcattaatagaaAGTTTCAAAAAGAACGGCATTCGTTTGGAAAagtatacttctttttttttttttttttttttttttttttgtattgaccCCAAAATTTTTAATGTAAGGTAatgtacaataacaataaagcaataaaactgtttttaaaataaaacactattgAATATATTATAGTCTTTATGGACTAATACAATGTGCATTAAAAGAACAGAGTCATTAAGTTTGGTTCATTGTTATAAATCAGTTTAAACTGTTAATTTTAGTGAATGTTCATATGATGGTCAATGAGccatatgttatgtttatttggCCAGCTCAATTAAATATGCTTACATTCGATATATGTTCTTCTCTCCATCTTCAGCTACAGTATGAACAGCAGATCTCAGATCTGGAGCAGCGTTTGGCTGAGAACAGCCAGAACAATCGGGTCATTTCATCAGAATTTTCTGAGTCACAAACTCAGGGGTTGAAAgcagagctggaggaagtgaaGAAGGCCTATCAACAGCAAGAGAGTTCCCTCAAGGCAGAGGTGGCCTCTCTGCAAGAACAACTCTGCCAGGCCCAGACGCAAACAGACAAGCCTGCCCGCAGCCCCTCTCGCCACCAGCTCCATGCGGAGGCGGCACAAGCAACACGCATTGAGAGACTGACCCAGGAACTGAGCTCCAAGATAAGCACCATTAAGGAGCTGAGCCGTACTGTAGAGCGCCTGCAGAGGGAGAGGAGAACCATGCTGTCGGGTCCTGGCTTCGATCGTGCTTCCAATGAGCCCAAGCGACATTTGGGTGCAGCCAAAGAGCCCAAAAAACCTGCAGCTGAGACTTTCCCCCCTACCCAAGACGAGAAAGACTACCATCCCGGCGCATTCTCAGGCTCACACATCTCAGAGGTGCAACTGGAGAATGACAGTTTGAGGACGAGATTGGAACAGCTAGAGATAcagagagaacaagagaaagCTTCCTTACAGGCTGCAGTCGCACATGCACAGAGTCAGCTCTTCAGGTAAAGTCTCTTAAAGTGCTTCAGTCATGTTTTTATAAACCTTTTACAGAACCCTTGatgtgcaaaacaaaacatgaacaatAGATCACAGGGCCTATTCTCCTCACGGAATTTGAGCTTGTCAACTCCACAAgccaaaaaaaaggaattatatTTGTCATTAAGAAAATGAAGGCCACTGTAACAAAGTAATGAAAACCAGCTTATCATCCCAACAGTTAATTCGGCATACATATTCAGTACAACAAATGATGCTAAACAGATTATTtcagtgattttatttgtacaaatgtacttttaaaataaaatttgttctTTGCAGTAAGATAAATGTgcttaattgaaataaaatatgataaaatataataaatgaaataaaatgatccaaataatctataatatgtgaccctgaaccacaaaaatAGTCTTTTTGGTTGAATCTGAGcatatctgtgttttaccaatagcctcattgcatttgctgtcaaatacattgtatgggtcaaaatattaaaacttaatttttgattagtaatatgcatttctaagaactttatttggacaattttaaatagattttctactttttttttttacccaccCACcaattccagattttcaaatagttgtatatCTGCCTAGTCATATTCTAACAATCATACATATAATGGAAAGTTTTAGTCATCTTTCagatcttaatttttttttaaaattacatttattactggttttgtggtccagggtcacatattgaAACTATGGAGAATTTAGAGAATGTAGT is part of the Puntigrus tetrazona isolate hp1 chromosome 16, ASM1883169v1, whole genome shotgun sequence genome and encodes:
- the cep162 gene encoding centrosomal protein of 162 kDa isoform X2 — protein: MLYLKVPIKPTPKPRSKALDRVSQLSNQRASHNSSPEHNAVNEKMLSPDHNYSLEEQRVSEEDSCCAPSPAPDNPSSSSGHKSPIQSGSDELSVESNASDSVERDGGMSSTGRSFLKSLRKTPSIKEVDEEQSNELFLENEGNRDRVIFSRDSLEPEDTVMVSGMEHISSTGALGLDTLDEDENTRFLSNLKKESSSSIDYSTVNQEQDPSTPTSPQSVPFRREEMDSQNEEGQRNNKDSLASPAYSEDFEEEASEKSDEGPQEKKPERQGMLAKVSLHDSLNSTDGALPPSVPSLPPRKEKWPDVKQTETPALEPAVQSYGQSGGSEMEALQEAYRQISSSAGECEDKPAEGSRTPLSLSTLQPASTVESDLPTAEELMRPIGPDTGFTRGFSLQPIIEAVPRGSENHSPLKMSSDGSPFSSANEGCGGGNAALEGHPGSLQYTQKSIADEIKRLMQEQDSSSIEPPPVKPKKRQVPARNNVFTSAFSRKTPVPSARAKKPDSRPLPRAPAPSRTSQAAKPPSPLTQRKTLNQPPKKTQNLSQTQTVKGLDTSLRLSSELVASVQSFATFLQHQVEASSLEDNIPPRADGITPEAVTGHQVIQEKMDGGSTFQQERSSLERLRLQLAKRERELHLREEQLQVQHKQELASLRQETYVLQSKLHRAEESSNKRKWSFGEASDPVTEEKLKLIEKEMKEQETLIQGYHQENEKLYLQMKALQAQSKQNEEALFMENQRLLTELALTRDRLNMNSIQRTVGVRSISDQSFNVAELTSQVQAAQKKEERLQNEIHRLKQEKQALHVDLEMMRKERDLARLQADCTSGDKGFELKMLQEKHREEVTELKKRLQWYAENQELLDKDAARLRAATAETQMLTEQVEKLKMEVSKRANEQQRKAKERACEAKRIQDLERQLKQMEELLKRRHPNSLPALILAAASTGTEDNGLDVRPPAAPHSSQTAALLERRVHRLEAELEGRDEAAKRSLRTMEQQYHRIKLQYEQQISDLEQRLAENSQNNRVISSEFSESQTQGLKAELEEVKKAYQQQESSLKAEVASLQEQLCQAQTQTDKPARSPSRHQLHAEAAQATRIERLTQELSSKISTIKELSRTVERLQRERRTMLSGPGFDRASNEPKRHLGAAKEPKKPAAETFPPTQDEKDYHPGAFSGSHISEVQLENDSLRTRLEQLEIQREQEKASLQAAVAHAQSQLFRIQEQNAEQFASVKADHQKETERLMACHALEHSSSKVAELTNQVNTQSIIVQHLQGQVKELQGVKDALAVSKIREETLQNQLSKLLEELKLAKESHSPELRHFTSLEQKIQSMELRYNQREKQLQQVIADTRRVVEQEQQGEVERWKRLAQGKAKELEVFRLELDSILDVLRELQRQGVVIPAPEHTSASTHAYLPLQS
- the cep162 gene encoding centrosomal protein of 162 kDa isoform X1 — its product is MAHRLTKEELDQQFEQFLKESVSDDSVDLGTSTSRPSVLDGLGQAPVRPVKKTSVSVPWWQDDEDSEEGQEKATKRRFTKIKTSQAVDPQVESRHKESPPLVPIKPTPKPRSKALDRVSQLSNQRASHNSSPEHNAVNEKMLSPDHNYSLEEQRVSEEDSCCAPSPAPDNPSSSSGHKSPIQSGSDELSVESNASDSVERDGGMSSTGRSFLKSLRKTPSIKEVDEEQSNELFLENEGNRDRVIFSRDSLEPEDTVMVSGMEHISSTGALGLDTLDEDENTRFLSNLKKESSSSIDYSTVNQEQDPSTPTSPQSVPFRREEMDSQNEEGQRNNKDSLASPAYSEDFEEEASEKSDEGPQEKKPERQGMLAKVSLHDSLNSTDGALPPSVPSLPPRKEKWPDVKQTETPALEPAVQSYGQSGGSEMEALQEAYRQISSSAGECEDKPAEGSRTPLSLSTLQPASTVESDLPTAEELMRPIGPDTGFTRGFSLQPIIEAVPRGSENHSPLKMSSDGSPFSSANEGCGGGNAALEGHPGSLQYTQKSIADEIKRLMQEQDSSSIEPPPVKPKKRQVPARNNVFTSAFSRKTPVPSARAKKPDSRPLPRAPAPSRTSQAAKPPSPLTQRKTLNQPPKKTQNLSQTQTVKGLDTSLRLSSELVASVQSFATFLQHQVEASSLEDNIPPRADGITPEAVTGHQVIQEKMDGGSTFQQERSSLERLRLQLAKRERELHLREEQLQVQHKQELASLRQETYVLQSKLHRAEESSNKRKWSFGEASDPVTEEKLKLIEKEMKEQETLIQGYHQENEKLYLQMKALQAQSKQNEEALFMENQRLLTELALTRDRLNMNSIQRTVGVRSISDQSFNVAELTSQVQAAQKKEERLQNEIHRLKQEKQALHVDLEMMRKERDLARLQADCTSGDKGFELKMLQEKHREEVTELKKRLQWYAENQELLDKDAARLRAATAETQMLTEQVEKLKMEVSKRANEQQRKAKERACEAKRIQDLERQLKQMEELLKRRHPNSLPALILAAASTGTEDNGLDVRPPAAPHSSQTAALLERRVHRLEAELEGRDEAAKRSLRTMEQQYHRIKLQYEQQISDLEQRLAENSQNNRVISSEFSESQTQGLKAELEEVKKAYQQQESSLKAEVASLQEQLCQAQTQTDKPARSPSRHQLHAEAAQATRIERLTQELSSKISTIKELSRTVERLQRERRTMLSGPGFDRASNEPKRHLGAAKEPKKPAAETFPPTQDEKDYHPGAFSGSHISEVQLENDSLRTRLEQLEIQREQEKASLQAAVAHAQSQLFRIQEQNAEQFASVKADHQKETERLMACHALEHSSSKVAELTNQVNTQSIIVQHLQGQVKELQGVKDALAVSKIREETLQNQLSKLLEELKLAKESHSPELRHFTSLEQKIQSMELRYNQREKQLQQVIADTRRVVEQEQQGEVERWKRLAQGKAKELEVFRLELDSILDVLRELQRQGVVIPAPEHTSASTHAYLPLQS
- the cep162 gene encoding centrosomal protein of 162 kDa isoform X3 codes for the protein MAHRLTKEELDQQFEQFLKESVSDDSVDLGTSTSRPSVLDGLGQAPVRPVKKTSVSVPWWQDDEDSEEGQGMSSTGRSFLKSLRKTPSIKEVDEEQSNELFLENEGNRDRVIFSRDSLEPEDTVMVSGMEHISSTGALGLDTLDEDENTRFLSNLKKESSSSIDYSTVNQEQDPSTPTSPQSVPFRREEMDSQNEEGQRNNKDSLASPAYSEDFEEEASEKSDEGPQEKKPERQGMLAKVSLHDSLNSTDGALPPSVPSLPPRKEKWPDVKQTETPALEPAVQSYGQSGGSEMEALQEAYRQISSSAGECEDKPAEGSRTPLSLSTLQPASTVESDLPTAEELMRPIGPDTGFTRGFSLQPIIEAVPRGSENHSPLKMSSDGSPFSSANEGCGGGNAALEGHPGSLQYTQKSIADEIKRLMQEQDSSSIEPPPVKPKKRQVPARNNVFTSAFSRKTPVPSARAKKPDSRPLPRAPAPSRTSQAAKPPSPLTQRKTLNQPPKKTQNLSQTQTVKGLDTSLRLSSELVASVQSFATFLQHQVEASSLEDNIPPRADGITPEAVTGHQVIQEKMDGGSTFQQERSSLERLRLQLAKRERELHLREEQLQVQHKQELASLRQETYVLQSKLHRAEESSNKRKWSFGEASDPVTEEKLKLIEKEMKEQETLIQGYHQENEKLYLQMKALQAQSKQNEEALFMENQRLLTELALTRDRLNMNSIQRTVGVRSISDQSFNVAELTSQVQAAQKKEERLQNEIHRLKQEKQALHVDLEMMRKERDLARLQADCTSGDKGFELKMLQEKHREEVTELKKRLQWYAENQELLDKDAARLRAATAETQMLTEQVEKLKMEVSKRANEQQRKAKERACEAKRIQDLERQLKQMEELLKRRHPNSLPALILAAASTGTEDNGLDVRPPAAPHSSQTAALLERRVHRLEAELEGRDEAAKRSLRTMEQQYHRIKLQYEQQISDLEQRLAENSQNNRVISSEFSESQTQGLKAELEEVKKAYQQQESSLKAEVASLQEQLCQAQTQTDKPARSPSRHQLHAEAAQATRIERLTQELSSKISTIKELSRTVERLQRERRTMLSGPGFDRASNEPKRHLGAAKEPKKPAAETFPPTQDEKDYHPGAFSGSHISEVQLENDSLRTRLEQLEIQREQEKASLQAAVAHAQSQLFRIQEQNAEQFASVKADHQKETERLMACHALEHSSSKVAELTNQVNTQSIIVQHLQGQVKELQGVKDALAVSKIREETLQNQLSKLLEELKLAKESHSPELRHFTSLEQKIQSMELRYNQREKQLQQVIADTRRVVEQEQQGEVERWKRLAQGKAKELEVFRLELDSILDVLRELQRQGVVIPAPEHTSASTHAYLPLQS